The DNA sequence TCGCGGTCGGCGTGGTCGCGGCCGGCATGGCCTACGTGGCGGGCGGGGCACGGCGGGACCCGCCGGTGTCGGACGCCTACCCCGGCCCGGCGGTGACCTTCGGCGGCGGCGACAACATCGTCAACGTCACCCTCGTCGACATCCGCGCCTGGGACACGATGGGGGAGATCTCGGTGCTGGTCGTGGCCGCCACCGGCGTGGCGAGCCTCATCTACCGCCGGGCCGCCGCGCTGCGCCGCCGCGCCGCCGGGCCGGCCGCGCGGCTGCGGGAACAGGCGCCCGGGCAGTGGCTGCTCGCCGGCGCCAGCCCCGAGGCCCGCCGCCAGTCGATCATCCTGCAGGTGGTGACCCGGCTGCTGTTCCACACCATCGTGGTGTTCTCGGTCTTCCTGCTGTTCTCCGGCCACGACGCGCCCGGCGGCGGCTTCGCCGCGGGCCTGGTGGCCGGGCTCGCCCTCGCCGTGCGCTACCTGGCCGGCGGGCGGACCGAGCTCAACCTCGCCGCCCCGGTCGGCGCGGGCGCGGTCCTCGGCGCCGGGCTGCTGGTCGCGGCCGGCACCGCGGTGGCGCCGATGGCGCTCGGCGGGCAGGTGCTGCAGAGCGCCGTGATCGACCTGCACCTGCCCGTGCTCGGCCAGGTCCACCTGGTCACCTCGACGTTCTTCGACGTCGGCGTCTACCTCATCGTCGTCGGGCTGATCCTCGACATCCTGCGCAGCCTCGGCGCCGAGATGGACCGCCTCGCCGACGAGACCCCCGGCGCCCCCTCGGGCACCGGCACCACCACCGGCGACCGGGAGGCGGCGTGACGACCAACCTCGTGTACGTGATCACCGTCGGGGTGCTGATCGCCGCCGGGGTGACGATGCTGCTGGAACGCAGCCTCACCCGGGTGCTGATGGGCGTGATCCTGTTCGGCAACGGCGTCAACCTGCTCATCCTCTCCGGCGGCCGCCTCGGCGCGCCCCCGATCGCCGGCAAGGACTCCGGCGAGCCGCTCGCCGACCCGCTGCCGCAGGCCATGATCCTCACCGCGATCGTGATCACGCTCGGGGTGAGCGCGTTCCTGCTCGCCATGGCCTACCGCAGCTGGCAGCTGGTCGGCCACGACGAGGTCCGCGACGACGTCGAGGACCGCCGCATCGCCGGGCTCGCCGCCCGCGACCAGGGCCTCGACACCGGGGACGGCGACGTCCCGGCCGGCCGTACCGGGGACGACCGCGACCGGGACGGCCGTGACGGGCCGGAGGCGCCATGACCGCCCTGGTGCCGATGCCGGTGATCATGCCGCTGCTCGCGGCCGCGCTCGCCCTGCTGCTCGGCCGCCGCCCGCGGCTGCAGCGCGCGGTCAGCGTCGCCGTGCTCGGCGCCGTCCTGGCCGTCGCCGCCGCGCTGCTCGTGCTCACCTCCCGGCACGGGCCGCTCGTCGTCGAGGTCGGCGGCTGGGCGGCGCCGCTCGGCATCGTGCTCGTCGCCGACCGGCTCGCCGCGCTCATGCTCGTGGTCTCCGCCACGGTCACCCTCGCCGTGCTCGTCTACTCGATCGGGCAGGGCATGGCCGACGGCGAGGAGGAGGCCCCGCTGTCGGTGTACCACCCCACCTACCTGATCCTCGCCGCCGGGGTGGCGAACGCGTTCCTCGCCGGAGACCTGTTCAACCTCTACGTCGGCTTCGAGATCCTGCTGGTGGCGAGCTACGTGCTGCTCACCCTCGGCGGCACCGAGACCCGCGTGCTGCTCGGCACCACCTACGTGGTGGTGAGCCTGCTCTCCTCGCTGGTCTTCCTCACCGGGCTCGGCCTGGTCTACGCCGCCACCGGCACCCTCAACCTCGCCCAGCTCGCCGGCCGTCTCGACGCCCTGCCCGAGAACGTCCGGCTGATCCTGCAGGCCGTGCTGCTGCTCGCCTTCGGCATCAAGGCCGCGGTGTTCCCGCTGTCGGCATGGCTGCCCGACAGCTACCCCACCGCCCCCGCCCCGGTGACCGCGGTGTTCGCCGGGCTGCTCACCAAGGTCGGCGTGTACGCGATCATCCGCGCCGAGACCCTGCTGTTCCCCGGCGGGCCGGTCACCGGGCTGCTGCTGGTGCTCGCGCTGCTCACCATGCTCGTCGGCATCCTCGGCGCGGTCGCCCAGTCCCGCATCAAGCGGCTGCTGTCGTTCACCCTGGTCAGCCACATCGGGTTCATGCTGTTCGGGATCGGCCTGGCCGGGCCGCCCGGCCTGTCGGCCGCGATCTTCTACGCGGTCCACCACATCGTCATCCAGACCACCCTCTTCCTCGCCGCCGGTCTCGTCGAGCGGCGCGGCGGCACCACCGACATGGACCGGCTGGGCGGGCTCGCCCGCATCTCGCCGCTGCTCGGGGTGGTGTTCCTGGTGCCCGCGCTCAACCTCGCCGGCATCCCGCCGTTCTCCGGCTTCCTCGGCAAGGTCGGGCTGCTGCAGGCCGGGGCCGCCGACGGCAGCCCGCTCGCCTGGACGCTCGTCGCCGGCGGACTGCTCACCAGCCTGCTCACGCTGTACGCGGTGGCCCGGGTGTGGGACCGGGTGTTCTGGCGCGCCCCGCACGCGGAGATGCCCGGCCCGGACGACACCATGCACACCGTGCGGGCCCGGGCGGGGCGCGAGCCGTACCCGGACAGCGCCGGCCACGCGGGCGCCATGCTGCCCCGCCTGATGGTCGGGCCCACCGTCGCGCTCACCGTGCTCAGCGTGGCGCTCACCGCCGCGGCCGGGCCGCTGTTCGAGCTCAGCGGCGCCGCGGCCGCCGACCTGCTGGAACGCGTGCCGTACGTGCGCGCGGTCTTCCCCGAGGGGGTGCCGTGACCGGAAACGCGCACACGCCGAACGGGCCCCCGCCGCCCGGCGGCCGGATGCCGGCGACCGGGCCGGAGGGGGAGCGGCCGCCGCTGACCCGGCGCGACCGGCGCCGCAACCGGATCATCGCGCTCACCGCCCTGGTGCTGGTGTGGTGCCTGCTGTGGGGACAGTTCTCCTGGGCGAACATCATCGGCGGCCTGGCGCTCGCGCTCGCCGTGCTCGCCGTGTTCCCGCTGCCGCCGGTCACCTTCGCCGGGCGCATCCACCCGCTGGGGCTGGCCCGGTTCACGCTGCGGTTCCTGCGCGACCTGGTCGTCTCCAGCGTCCAGGTCGCGGTGCTGGCGTTCCGGTTCGGGCACCTGCCGCGCAGCGCGATCATCGCCGTCGCCCCCCGGATCCGGTCCGACCTCAACCTCACCCTCACCGGGATCGCGCTGTCGCTGATCCCCGGCAGCCTCGTCATCGAGGTCGACCGGCGCGCGGGCGTGCTCTACGTCCACGCCCTCGGGCTGCGCGACGCCGACGAGGTCGAGCGGTTCCGCCGCAGCGTGCTCGACCTGGAGGCCCGGATCATCGGCGCCGTCGGCTCGACGGAGGAGCGGCGCGTCATCGCCGCGGCGCGGGGCACCTACCCACCGCCGCCGCTCCCGCCGACACCACCCGCCGCCGGAAAGGACCCAACGGCATGACCGTCGTCATCATCGCCGTCACCGTGCTGTTCGCCGCCGCCGGGATCCTCGCGCTGACCCGGATCATCCGCGGCCCCTCGGTGCTCGACCGGATCGTCGCCACCGACGTGCTGCTCGCTACCATCGTCGCCGCGATCGCCGCCGAGGCCGCCTACACCGGCGACGCCACCGCGCTGCCGGTGCTGGTGGTGCTGTCCATCCTCGGCTTCACCGGGTCGGTGAGCGTGTCCCGGTTCGCCACCCGCCGCCGCGGGGACGGCGACGCGCCACGCCCGCCGCTGCGCAGGGGAGGCACCGATGAGCGTTGAGGCGATCATCGACGTCGTCGTCGGGGTCTGCCTGATCGGCGGCGCGCTGCTGTGCCTGTCGGCCGGGGTCGCCCTGCTGCGGTTCCCCGACCTGATGTCGCGGATGCACGCGGCGACCAAGCCGCAGACGCTCGGGCTGCTGCTGGTGCTGCTCGGCTGCGCGCTGCGGCTGCGCACCCGGGAGGACGTCACCACGCTGGTGCTGATCGCGCTGTTCCAGCTCGGCACCTCGCCGGTGGCGGCGCACATGGTGGGCCGGGCCGGTTATCGCGGCCGCCTGGTGCGCACCGATCTGCTGGTCACCGACGAGCTGAAGGCCGAGGCCGACCGCGTGGGCCGGGAGAACGGGGAACGCGACCCGGCCACCTGACCCCGGGCGGTGCGGTCGGATCGCGCAGCGGGGCAGGGGAGTGCGCTCCCGGAGGAATGCGGACGAGGGGATTGCCCGGGGTGCGTGATGCCGCGGCGAGGTGAGCGCGGACGGCGGGTGACGTGCGGTGACCGGTTCTGTTGTCGGGGGTTTGGACATCTAGTGATCTACGCTGTAAAGGTCGCCGGTTGTGTGTTCCGAACACCCGGCTCTCACCCCACCGAACCATCCCCTCCATCGCCCACAGGGTGACCGCCGACACCCGCACCGTCGCCGTCCTTTTCCGCATCCGCTGACGCCTGACGGCGCGAGCGCGCGGCGATGCCGGTCAGACGACGTGGACGCTCACGTCCGCATCGGTCAGGGCTTCGTGTTCCTCTTTGGGGATGCCCTCGTCGGTGACCACGACGTCGAGCCGGTCGATCGGGCAGACCGCGCCGAACGCGGTACGGGTGAACTTCGCCGAGTCGGTCGCGGCCACCACCCGCCGGGCGGAGTCGATCGCGGCCTGTTTGATCGCGACCTCCGACAGGTCGTGAGCGGTCAGGCCGTGCGCCGACGACAGGGCGCAACAGCCGATCACCGCGGTGTCGAACCGCAGGGACCGGATCGTCTTCTCGGTCAGCGGGCCGACGAAGTCGAGCTCGCCGGGCCGTACCTCGCCGCCGGGCAGCACGAGGCGGATCCGTGGCGCGCCGGCCAGCTCGCGCGCGGCGTGCAGGGACAGCGGGACCACGGTGAGCCTCCGGTCGCGCAGCGCGCGGGCGACCTCCAGGGCCGTGGTGCCGCTGTCGAGCAGCACCGCCTCGCCGTCGGCGATCAGGTCGGCGACCTCGGCGGCGATACGGCGTTTCTCCTCCACCGCCTGCAGCTCGCGCACGGTGAACGGCGGCTCCTCGCCGCGCAGCAGCAGGCTGAGCGCCCCGCCGCGGATGCGCCGCACCACGCCCTGCCGGGCCAGGTCGTCCAGGTCGCGCCGGATCGTCATCTCGGACACGCCGTACCGCGCGGCCAGCTCGGCGACCGACACCTGGTCGCGGGTGCGCAGCGTGTCCATGATGGCCCGCAATCGATCCATGTGTTCATATGAACACACGTCATGTTCGCTCGGCAAGGTCCGTGGCGGGCGGCGGGGGCGAGAATGAGGGTATGCGCGCGAGCCGGTTGCTCTCCCTGTTGCTGCTGCTCCAGTCCCGGGGGCGGATGACCGCCGGCGAGCTCGCCGAGGAGCTCGAGGTGTCGGTGCGCACCGTGTACCGGGACGTGGAGGCGCTGTCGGCGGCAGGGGTGCCGGTGTACGCCGAACGCGGCCCGGCCGGCGGGTACCGGCTGCTCGACGGCTACCGCACCCGGCTCACCGGGCTGACCGCCGAGGAGGCGGCGTCGCTGTTCCTCGCCGGGCTGCCCGGACCGGCCGCCGAGCTGGGCCGCAGCGAGGTCGCCGCGGCCGCGGAGCTGAAGCTGCTCGCCGCCCTGCCACCCGAGCCGCGATCCCAGGCGCGGCGCATGCGCGAACGGCTCCACTTCGACGTGCACGGCTGGTACCAGGCGGGCGGCTCGCGGTTCCTCGGGGAGGTGGCCGACGCGGTCTGGGAGCAGCGGCCGCTGCACATCACCTACCGGCGGTGGGGGCCCGCCATCGTCGAGCGGGTGATCCACCCGCACGGGCTCGTGCTGAAGGCCGGGACCTGGTATCTGGTCGCGTGCGCCGTACCCGAGGCCGGCGGCGGGCAGGGCGAGGAGGTGTCCGGCCCGGACGGCGGGGGAGCGGACGATGCCGGCCGGGCGGGCGGCATGCGCACCTACCGGGTGGACCGCATCGACGCGCTGAAGGTGCTCGACGGCCACTTCGAGCGGGTCCCGGGGTTCGATCTGGCCGCGTACTGGCGGGACTGGTCGGCGGACTTCCTCGAGCGCTTGTACCGGGAGGAGGCGGTCATCCGCATCGCCCCCGACGGCGTTCCGCTGCTGCGGGTGACCATCGGGCCCGTGGCCACCGACGCCGCGCTCGCCACGGCCGAACCGCCGGACGCCGACGGCTGGATCCGGATGCGGCTGCCGGTGGAGTCGCTGCGGCATGCCTGCTGGCAGCTCATGCGCCTGGGCGCCTCGGTCGAGGTGCTGGAGCCGCCCGAGCTGCGCGCCACGATGATCCGGACGCTCCGCGAGATGTCCGCGCTGTACGGCCGGTCCTGATCGCCTCCATGCCGCCGGGCGCGGCGGGTACCCGCGCAGCCACCGTGCCCGGCCACGTTGCCGCGCGGCCGGTGACCGGTTCGTGCGGGTATGTGGGCGTGAGGCCACCGGTGACGGCTTCGGGTTCGGCCGGGGCGTGGCCGCCGACCGGGTACGGCACACGCGCCCCAGGCCGGCCGGGGCGGCGAATAAATCCGTTGCCGCCGGGAGCGGGCGGGGGCGAGTATGCGCAGATGCATGTGCTTTTCTTCATCGGATCGTGTCTGCTGCTCGCCATGATCCCCGGGGTCAGCTCGGCGGTGATCCTGCGGCAGACACTGCGCGGCGGACGGTCGCAGGGGATCGCGGCCACGCTCGGCAACGAGACCGGGGTGCTGCTGTGGGCGCTGGCCGCGGTCTTCGGGCTGTCGGCGCTGGTCATCGCCTCGCAGATCGCCTACGACGTGATGCGCATCGTGGGCGCGGTGGTGCTGGTGGTCATCGGGGTGCAGTCGCTGTGGCAGTCCCGGCGGGGCCGTACCGGCCCGTCCCGGCAGGAGGCGGCCGAGGAGCGGGCACCGGTCCACGGGTGGCGGCGCTCGTACCTGCTGGGCCTGGCCACGATCCTGGCCAACCCGAAGGCGGCCGTGTTCGCGGTCTCCTTCCTGCCCCAGTTCGTGCCCGCCGGGGCCAACGTGCCGCTCACGCTGACCCTGCTCGCGCTGATCTGGGTCACCGTGGACACCCTGTGGTACCTGGCGTTCGTCTGGTTCGTCGGCCGGCTGCGGCTGGTGTTCGACCGCCCCGCCGTACGGCGCCGCATGGAGCAGATCTCCGGCGTGGTGCTGATCGGGCTGGGCGTACGGCTCGCGGCGGACGCCCCCTGACCTCCCGCCGGACGGGCCGGCCGCGCACCGGGTGCCCGCGCGCCAGATGGTCGGCCGCCCGGTGCGGTCCCGCCCCGGTGATCAGCGGCCCGCGCGGGACGGCGCGGGGGAGGAGGCCTTTCCGGCGGCCTCGCGGGCGCGGTCGGCGCACATCCGGGCGGCCGCCTGCCGGATGCGGTGCATGATCGTCTCGAGGGTGCGCAGCGTGTCCAGGTCGAGATAGGACAGCAGGGCGCGGAAGTGCTCGTTGCCGGCGTCGATGAGCCGGTCGGCGAGCGCCCGGCCCTCGGCGGTGAGGCGCACGCGGCGCACCCGCCGGTCGGCGGGGTCCTCGTGGCGCTCCACCAGGCGGTGGTTGACCAGGCGGTCGACGATCCCGGTGACGGTCGCGAGCCCGACGCCGAGGCTGCGGGCCAGATCCTGGCCGGACTGCGAGCCGTGGAACGCCAGGATCATGATCACTTTCAGCTGGCGTATCGTCAGATTCGAGTCGAGCAGCGGCGACGACCGGTCGTGGGCCAGCGCCCGGGCCAGGTCGCGCTGGACCTCGATGATCCGGCCGATCACCCTGCTGCGTTCGTCACCGTCGTCCACGTCAATCCTTTCCCGCGCGGCCAGGCTACCAGCAGTTCAACACCGCGCTAAATATTCGCCTCGCGCAAAGTGTTAGGGTGGGTCGAAAGAATCGCCGGAGAACACGGCCCACACGGCCGCACGACTCTTGAGAAGGAGACCCCAGTGAGCGAGCAGAGCGAGGCCCCGGCCGCCGCGGCCTCCGGCCCGGCGGGAGGCCGGGCATGACCGGCCTGGCACGGCTGAGCCTCACCAACCGGGCGCTGATCATCCTGATCGCGGTACTGCTCGGCGGATTCGGCCTGTACGCGATCCCCTCGCTCAAACAGCAGCTGCTGCCCTCGCTGTCCTACCCGGCAGCGTTCATCGTGGCCCCGTACCAGGGTGCCTCCCCGCAGATCGTCGAGGAGCAGGTCACCCAGCCGATCGAGGACGCCGTCAAGGGCATCGCCGGGGTCACCGCGATCAACTCCACCTCCCGCGACGGCGCCGCCCAGATCCAGGTCGAGTTCGAGTACGGCACCGACGTCGACAACGCCGTCGCCCAGCTCCAGCAGGCCGTCGGCCGCGTGAGCTCCCGCCTGCCCGACGGCGTCGACCCCCGGGTGATCGCCGGCAGCACCGACGACCTGCCGGTCATGGTCCTCGCCGTCGGCGACGGCGGCGACCCCCGCGGCATGCTCGACAAGATCGAGCGCGTCATGGTGCCCGAGCTGCGCCGCATCGAGGGCGTGCGCGAGGTCACCGTCACCGGCGCCCGCGAGGAGACCCTCGTCATCCACCCCGACCACGGCAAGCTGTTCCGGCTCGGCATCCCCGTCACCGCCATCGCCGACGCGCTGCGCGTCAACGGCACCCCGATCCCGGCGGGCACCGTCACCACCGACGGGCGCAGCCTCACCGTCGAGGTCGGCAGCCGCGTCGAGACCATCGACCAGCTCAAGAACCTCTACCTCACCCCGAGCCCGCAGGCAGCCGCACCGGCCGCCGGCCAGAACCCCCTGGCCGGAGCCGGCGCCGCGACCGCCCGGCCCAAGCCGGTACGGCTCGGCGACGTCGCGATCTTCGAGCGCAAGCCCGCCGACACCACCACGCTCACCCGCACCGACGGCGCAAGCAGCCTCGGCGTCTCCATCACCATGACCCCCGACGGCAACGCCGTCGCCATCTCCCGCGCGGTCAACGACAAGCTCGGCGACCTGGTGCGCGCGCTCGGCGACTCCGCCCCCATCACCGTCGTCTTCGACCAGGCCCCCTACGTCGAAAAGTCGATCAAGAACCTCACCACCGAGGGCCTGCTCGGCCTGGTGTTCGCGGTCGCCGTCATACTGGTGTTCCTGCTGTCGGTCCGCTCCACCCTGGTCACCGCGGTGTCGATCCCGCTGTCGGTGGTGATCGCGCTGCTCGCGCTGTGGATCGGCGACCACTCGCTCAACCTGCTCACCCTCGGCGGCCTCACCATCG is a window from the Thermopolyspora flexuosa genome containing:
- a CDS encoding Na+/H+ antiporter subunit D; protein product: MTALVPMPVIMPLLAAALALLLGRRPRLQRAVSVAVLGAVLAVAAALLVLTSRHGPLVVEVGGWAAPLGIVLVADRLAALMLVVSATVTLAVLVYSIGQGMADGEEEAPLSVYHPTYLILAAGVANAFLAGDLFNLYVGFEILLVASYVLLTLGGTETRVLLGTTYVVVSLLSSLVFLTGLGLVYAATGTLNLAQLAGRLDALPENVRLILQAVLLLAFGIKAAVFPLSAWLPDSYPTAPAPVTAVFAGLLTKVGVYAIIRAETLLFPGGPVTGLLLVLALLTMLVGILGAVAQSRIKRLLSFTLVSHIGFMLFGIGLAGPPGLSAAIFYAVHHIVIQTTLFLAAGLVERRGGTTDMDRLGGLARISPLLGVVFLVPALNLAGIPPFSGFLGKVGLLQAGAADGSPLAWTLVAGGLLTSLLTLYAVARVWDRVFWRAPHAEMPGPDDTMHTVRARAGREPYPDSAGHAGAMLPRLMVGPTVALTVLSVALTAAAGPLFELSGAAAADLLERVPYVRAVFPEGVP
- a CDS encoding Na+/H+ antiporter subunit E: MTGNAHTPNGPPPPGGRMPATGPEGERPPLTRRDRRRNRIIALTALVLVWCLLWGQFSWANIIGGLALALAVLAVFPLPPVTFAGRIHPLGLARFTLRFLRDLVVSSVQVAVLAFRFGHLPRSAIIAVAPRIRSDLNLTLTGIALSLIPGSLVIEVDRRAGVLYVHALGLRDADEVERFRRSVLDLEARIIGAVGSTEERRVIAAARGTYPPPPLPPTPPAAGKDPTA
- a CDS encoding monovalent cation/H+ antiporter complex subunit F, producing the protein MTVVIIAVTVLFAAAGILALTRIIRGPSVLDRIVATDVLLATIVAAIAAEAAYTGDATALPVLVVLSILGFTGSVSVSRFATRRRGDGDAPRPPLRRGGTDER
- the mnhG gene encoding monovalent cation/H(+) antiporter subunit G, with the translated sequence MSVEAIIDVVVGVCLIGGALLCLSAGVALLRFPDLMSRMHAATKPQTLGLLLVLLGCALRLRTREDVTTLVLIALFQLGTSPVAAHMVGRAGYRGRLVRTDLLVTDELKAEADRVGRENGERDPAT
- a CDS encoding DeoR/GlpR family DNA-binding transcription regulator; protein product: MDRLRAIMDTLRTRDQVSVAELAARYGVSEMTIRRDLDDLARQGVVRRIRGGALSLLLRGEEPPFTVRELQAVEEKRRIAAEVADLIADGEAVLLDSGTTALEVARALRDRRLTVVPLSLHAARELAGAPRIRLVLPGGEVRPGELDFVGPLTEKTIRSLRFDTAVIGCCALSSAHGLTAHDLSEVAIKQAAIDSARRVVAATDSAKFTRTAFGAVCPIDRLDVVVTDEGIPKEEHEALTDADVSVHVV
- a CDS encoding helix-turn-helix transcriptional regulator, with protein sequence MRASRLLSLLLLLQSRGRMTAGELAEELEVSVRTVYRDVEALSAAGVPVYAERGPAGGYRLLDGYRTRLTGLTAEEAASLFLAGLPGPAAELGRSEVAAAAELKLLAALPPEPRSQARRMRERLHFDVHGWYQAGGSRFLGEVADAVWEQRPLHITYRRWGPAIVERVIHPHGLVLKAGTWYLVACAVPEAGGGQGEEVSGPDGGGADDAGRAGGMRTYRVDRIDALKVLDGHFERVPGFDLAAYWRDWSADFLERLYREEAVIRIAPDGVPLLRVTIGPVATDAALATAEPPDADGWIRMRLPVESLRHACWQLMRLGASVEVLEPPELRATMIRTLREMSALYGRS
- a CDS encoding LysE family translocator, giving the protein MHVLFFIGSCLLLAMIPGVSSAVILRQTLRGGRSQGIAATLGNETGVLLWALAAVFGLSALVIASQIAYDVMRIVGAVVLVVIGVQSLWQSRRGRTGPSRQEAAEERAPVHGWRRSYLLGLATILANPKAAVFAVSFLPQFVPAGANVPLTLTLLALIWVTVDTLWYLAFVWFVGRLRLVFDRPAVRRRMEQISGVVLIGLGVRLAADAP
- a CDS encoding MarR family winged helix-turn-helix transcriptional regulator yields the protein MDDGDERSRVIGRIIEVQRDLARALAHDRSSPLLDSNLTIRQLKVIMILAFHGSQSGQDLARSLGVGLATVTGIVDRLVNHRLVERHEDPADRRVRRVRLTAEGRALADRLIDAGNEHFRALLSYLDLDTLRTLETIMHRIRQAAARMCADRAREAAGKASSPAPSRAGR